CGATACCGAAGGAGAAATTCAGTATGAAAACTTCAATGCATGCAAGGCAGATTTTGAAATTACCGGCTTTGCTGTGCATCCGGGTTCCAGCAAGGATACGATGATCAATGCGTGCCTGGTTGCCGCTGAAATCAATAACATGCTTCCAGGACTTGAAATCCCGCGTGAAACGGAGGATTATGAAGGATTCTACCATCTGACCGGTATGAGTGGAGATGTGGCACAAGCAAAGCTTCATTACATTGTAAGGGATCACGACAAGAATCTGTTTGAAGCCAGAAAAGAAACTCTTCGCCATATCGAAAAAAATCTCAATGAAAAATGGGGAGAAGGCACTGTGAAGCTTATGATTACTGACCAGTACCAGAATATGGCTGAGATTATTGCCGGATGCATGCATCTGATTGAGAATGCAAAGAAAGCCTGTGAAAATGCGGGTGTTGCACCGCTTGTGCTTCCGATCCGTGGCGGCACAGACGGATGCCAGCTCAGCTTTATGGGGCTTCCTTGCCCAAACCTTGGAACAGGGGGACATGCATTCCATGGACCATATGAACACATCACGGCAGAAGGAATGGACAAGGCTGTGGATATCGCAGTTGAGCTTGTGAAATTATACGCGGAGATGTAAAGGGTTGTCTTTCGTCTTTAATCCGATTTAACAAGTAAACAAATATTTTAAGCAAAACCGGAGTTGCCGCATATCACTAAAATCCATGCGACAACTCCGGTTTCTTAAATTTGAAAATATTCTTTTATCTGTCCCAGTATTATCCCCATCAACTTTGTCCTTGCTTCTACACTCGCCCATGCTACATGTGGTGTAATCAGCAGTTTTTTGCTGTCTTTTATTTTTCGCAGCGGATTCGTCTCACTCATCGGCTCCTGACAAAGTACATCAAGTCCGGCTGCAGCTATCTCGTCATTTTCCAGTGCCTCATACAGATCCTGCTCGACTACGATCGGACCACGTCCGAGATTCAGGAAAATACAGGTTTTTTTCATTTTTGCAAATGCTGCTTTATCCATTAAGCCCTCTGTATGTTCATTTAACGGTGCATGAATGGATATAATGTCAGATTTTGCAAGCACTGTATCCAGATCTACCTGTTCGTAACCTTCCTGCGCCGAACGCCCTGATGCAGAGTAATAAATAATCTGTGCTCCAAATGCTTTTGCGATATCCGCAACTCTCCGTCCAATTGTTCCCAGACCTATGATCCCCCACGTTTTTCCACTGATCTCCGTAAAATGCTCTGCAAAATGCGTAAATATTGTATCATTGATGTAACGCTCTTCTTTTACATAATCATCGTAATAACGTATCTTTTCCAGCAGATAGAGAAGCATTGCAAAAGTGTGCTGTGCCACCGTTTCTGTCGAATAGCCAGCTACATTTCTCCATGCAACTCCTCTTTTTTCCAGATATTCTTTATCCAGATTGTTGGTCCCCGTTGCCGTCACACATACCAGCTTTAAATTCTCTGCTTTTCCAATCGTCTGCTCATTGACCTGTACTTTATTTAAAATAATCACATCTGCATCCTGAACTCTTTCCGGTACTTCTTCTGATGTAGAAAAATCGTATTTTACGACTTCACCTAACCTGTCAAATCCAGAAAGATCAATATCTTCTCCAATTGTTTTTACATCCAAAAAAACTATTTTCATAATCTGTTCCTCACTTTATCACTGTAATTTGCAACTTTTTCTGTTCATTATCATAACAAATTTATTTTACGAATACAACCTAAACAACCGTTGACATCCTTATCCTATGGCGCGTATACTAAAGAAATGAAGAGCATTTGCGATTATATCCAGATATAATTAGCAGGTGTTTTTTTTGGTCTTTCTGGCAAGCCTTTGCTTTTTATAAATCACATTCCATCAACATCAAGGAGGTTATTATCATGAATCAGAACAAAGCTTTGGAACTTACAAAAGATATCGCAACTGACATTATCGGAGGAATCCTGATCGCTGTCGGTGTCTATAATTTTGCTGCCGCCGCAAAATTTCCGATGGTAGGGGTAAACGGAATCGCCCTGATCTTTTACCAGTTGTTTGGACTGCCGATCGGTACTGTTGCCTTGATCCTTAACATCCCGATCGCCATCTGTTGTTTTCGGCTTCTGGGACGCAGATTTTTCCTGAATTCAGTCCGGACGATCATTATTACTTCCATAATCATGGACGTGATCGCACCGCTGTTCCCGGTTTATCAGGGTGACAGACTTCTTTCTGCCATCTGCTGCGGTGTCCTTTCCGGACTTGGTTATGCAATGATCTATATGCGTGATTCTTCAACCGGCGGCTCTGACTTTATCATGATGTCGATCAAAGCACTGAACCCTCACCTTTCCCTTGGAAATATTGCATTTGCACTGGATGCAGTAATTGTGATCCTCGGAACCGTAATTGTATCCCGTGACGTGGACAGTCTGATCTACGGTCTGATCGTCAGCTATCTGCTCTCTCTTGTTATGGATAAAGTTATGTACGGAATTGATGAAGGAAAGCTTGCCCTGATCGTAACCGATCCCGAGCACAGCACTGAAATCTGCTTCAAAATCGATGAGGTTCTCGGACGCGGCTCTACAATTTTAAATGGTATGGGAAGTTATTCCAAAGATGATAAGCACATCATAATGTGCGCCTGCAACAATAAGCAGATGTACGGAATCCGCAAGCTGATCAAAACGATTGATCCAAAATCCTTCCTTGTAATCATGGAATCGAATGATGTAGTGGGTGAAGGATTTAAAGATGAGTAAATTGCGGTCAGCTTTTTCAGACAGCTAAGCAAATCATCCGTATCACTTGTTGGACACTTTGCATCAAAAATAGAATTTCTGATAATAAAAACCGGAGGCTCATGTGTCTTTTTACACAAGCCTCCGGTTTTTCTATAATCTGCCAAGCCAATACTTCGCTTTTATACACACTCTGATTCCCTGTCCTTTTTAAGTCCGGCTCTTCCTATGAATTCAGATCTTCTGTGATTGATTTAAGGTTCATGAAGTTTGTCAGATAATCTGCTGTACCAGTCTTCGCATCTGTTCCGGACATGTTAAATCCACCAAATGGATGCTGAAGTACAACTGCTGCTGTAGATTTTCTATTAAAGTATAAGTTACCTACCTGGAATTCTACTTTTGCTCTCTGGATATTTTCACGTGTCTCACTGTATACAGATCCTGTCAGACCATATTCTGTCTGGTTTGCTACATCAAGTGCTTCATCAAAAGAATCTACTTTGATAACAGCAAGGACTGGTCCAAAGATTTCTTCATTGGCAATTCTTGCATCTCTCTTGATATCGCGGATTACAGTAGGATCAATATAATATCCTTCTGCGTCACTGTATGTACCACCGAATACAACATTTCCTTCTTTACGTCCGATCTCGATGTAATTGGTAATGCTGTTATAAGCGCCCTGGTTGATAACCGGTCCCATCGCTGCATTGCTTTCGCCCGATCCCTGGTTCGCCTTCAGTTCTGCTGCGCATTTTACAACTTCATCTACAAACTCATCATATACATCTGCCAGAACAATTGCTCTTGAGCATGCAGAGCATTTCTGTCCCTGGAATGTAAATGCAGAGCTTGCAACTCCATTTGCTGCTTTCTTGATGTCTGCTGTTGAATCTACGATAATTGCATTCTTTCCACCCATCTCAGCCACAACACGTTTGATCCATCTCTGTCCGTCAGCGATCTTGGCTGCATGTTCATTGATTCTGCATCCAACTGCTTTTGATCCTGTGAAGTTTACAAATCTTGTAAGCGGATGTTCTACGATGAAGTCACCAATCTCTGATCCTGATCCAGGAATGTAACTTACTACGTCAGCCGGAATACCGGCTTTCTGGCAGAGTTCTACGAATTTGTATGCAACGATCGGAGCGTCTGAAGATGGTTTGCAGCAGATCGTGTTACCGGTAACAACTGCAGATACGATCATTCCACCAAACAGTGAGAGTGGGAAGTTCCATGGAGAAACAGCCACACCTACACCGAGCGGGATGTAAACGCATTTTGTAAGTTCATCTGTAGGAACCAGCTCTTTTCCTTTTTCCAGATTCTGGATATGCATTACATAAGAATTGATAAAGTCAAGCTGCTCGCAAAGTTCTCCGTCAGCTTCTCCCCAGTTCTTTCCACTTTCAAGGACATTCCATGCATCCATGATGAAACGGTTCTCGATCAGAAGTGCTGCAAGTCTTCTTAATACACGTACTCTTTCTTCTACAGATGTCAGGCTCCATTTTTTGAATGCTTCGTAAGATGCCTTGATTGCCTCATCAGCCTGTTCTTTGCTGCATGAGCATGCATATCCGAGTACTTCCTTCGTAGCCGGTGATACAGAAGCGATCTTCTTTTCCGTCTCAACTTTTTTTCCACCGATGATCAACGGATAAACAGCACCTGCTTCTGCATGAGCCTGTTTGAATGCTTCTTCTATTTTCTTTTTATTTTCTTCCAATGTGAAATCAACTTCTACTGCGTTTTTAAATCCTGTAAGCATGTACTTATGTCCTCCTTGAACTATGGTCTATAAATTGTTTATTATTGTAACAGCAAATTTTCTCCACGTCAATATGTTAAAGTAAAAAAATGTATTTTCGTATACAATTATACCGTTTATATTTTAACAAATAACTTGCATATTTTCGTTCTATTGACATTTTATCTCAATTGATATAAGATATTGTTTAAATGGTTCTTTTTAGAACAATTTTTCAAGTGACTGCGCTCGGCACGAGAATGTGTCAAGGCACATTCTTTTTTATTAAAAAACGGAGGTGTATGGATGAACATTACATATCTGCTTGTATTAATGCA
The sequence above is drawn from the Coprococcus comes ATCC 27758 genome and encodes:
- a CDS encoding L-glutamate gamma-semialdehyde dehydrogenase produces the protein MLTGFKNAVEVDFTLEENKKKIEEAFKQAHAEAGAVYPLIIGGKKVETEKKIASVSPATKEVLGYACSCSKEQADEAIKASYEAFKKWSLTSVEERVRVLRRLAALLIENRFIMDAWNVLESGKNWGEADGELCEQLDFINSYVMHIQNLEKGKELVPTDELTKCVYIPLGVGVAVSPWNFPLSLFGGMIVSAVVTGNTICCKPSSDAPIVAYKFVELCQKAGIPADVVSYIPGSGSEIGDFIVEHPLTRFVNFTGSKAVGCRINEHAAKIADGQRWIKRVVAEMGGKNAIIVDSTADIKKAANGVASSAFTFQGQKCSACSRAIVLADVYDEFVDEVVKCAAELKANQGSGESNAAMGPVINQGAYNSITNYIEIGRKEGNVVFGGTYSDAEGYYIDPTVIRDIKRDARIANEEIFGPVLAVIKVDSFDEALDVANQTEYGLTGSVYSETRENIQRAKVEFQVGNLYFNRKSTAAVVLQHPFGGFNMSGTDAKTGTADYLTNFMNLKSITEDLNS
- a CDS encoding YitT family protein, with product MNQNKALELTKDIATDIIGGILIAVGVYNFAAAAKFPMVGVNGIALIFYQLFGLPIGTVALILNIPIAICCFRLLGRRFFLNSVRTIIITSIIMDVIAPLFPVYQGDRLLSAICCGVLSGLGYAMIYMRDSSTGGSDFIMMSIKALNPHLSLGNIAFALDAVIVILGTVIVSRDVDSLIYGLIVSYLLSLVMDKVMYGIDEGKLALIVTDPEHSTEICFKIDEVLGRGSTILNGMGSYSKDDKHIIMCACNNKQMYGIRKLIKTIDPKSFLVIMESNDVVGEGFKDE
- a CDS encoding D-2-hydroxyacid dehydrogenase, translated to MKIVFLDVKTIGEDIDLSGFDRLGEVVKYDFSTSEEVPERVQDADVIILNKVQVNEQTIGKAENLKLVCVTATGTNNLDKEYLEKRGVAWRNVAGYSTETVAQHTFAMLLYLLEKIRYYDDYVKEERYINDTIFTHFAEHFTEISGKTWGIIGLGTIGRRVADIAKAFGAQIIYYSASGRSAQEGYEQVDLDTVLAKSDIISIHAPLNEHTEGLMDKAAFAKMKKTCIFLNLGRGPIVVEQDLYEALENDEIAAAGLDVLCQEPMSETNPLRKIKDSKKLLITPHVAWASVEARTKLMGIILGQIKEYFQI
- the pepT gene encoding peptidase T — encoded protein: MRAYERLLNYVVVRTPSDEHSTTSPSSQCQFDLARILADEMTALGISDVSLDEFCYVYGKIPATPGYENKPSIGFIAHMDTVSDYCDHDIIPVVHKNYDGGDLPLGTSGRTLTVKDFPHLPSLAGRTLITTDGTTVLGADDKAGVAEIMTMAEALIKENIPHGPISIAFTPDEEVGGGTDHFNVEKFAAQFAYTLDGDTEGEIQYENFNACKADFEITGFAVHPGSSKDTMINACLVAAEINNMLPGLEIPRETEDYEGFYHLTGMSGDVAQAKLHYIVRDHDKNLFEARKETLRHIEKNLNEKWGEGTVKLMITDQYQNMAEIIAGCMHLIENAKKACENAGVAPLVLPIRGGTDGCQLSFMGLPCPNLGTGGHAFHGPYEHITAEGMDKAVDIAVELVKLYAEM